The DNA region ATGTGTgatctatataagtctacaaattcaatagttaaTTGTAAGGGAATATAGGCCAAATATGAGAAACTTATTGACCCCTAGTATTGGCTTAATTTAAAGTCATCTATATTTACTGTGTATACATACGTTGAAGTCATGTGACATGAATCTATCATAAAGTTAGTGGAACCATTAAtacttgaagaaggagaggAATTCATAATTCTTATGTTACGGGCCTTTCCATATTAGACTTTTatgtattaaatttatattatattaccGTAAGTCGGCTAACTCTAGCCGTATTAGGGTTATGATATTATTTCAATCAGAGTCTCATATGACTCAGCCCtagtttatatttcaataagagCTGCTGACTCCGTCTTAGCTCTCTTATGTAATATGTAATGAATCCTCTATTTAAAGAGGTTGTACTATGAATAAATGCATGAAAAGAATTACCcacaaaccttgtgtttgaaaggtTTATGAAtgtttaaatagtaaaaaatgtCCCTAAAAGGAGACATTAGTAACATTTATAAAAAACGTCCATATTTCAAACATTActaattagggtttttttttttttttttgtagtgttttgaCAGTTATGGAAAATGCACATTTACATGTATCCACGAAATGAGCATATGAGATCATTAAGTAGTGACAGGAATaaagtttaaatatatttaaggGATACTTGTACTTGGAAAATCATGCACCATTGGCTCTCtctcaatattttaacacttaagAAAAGAGCTTTTACACTGACGTTTCCGCATGCAAAGGCGCGTTTTCGCGGCAATTTTCTAAAGACTTGCAtatattataaaagaaaagttttatATACCTTGATTTTTAAGAAGCaagttttgttttaatttacttggtaaacaaagagagaaattttgaagtaaaTAGGGCTCCCGTTAGACACAAGGAATTGGTTGAACTATTTTGCTTACtaacacactacaaaaatttatgAGTTTAATGCTTCTCttattaaatgctgaaacatgacttattttagacgcttagatgagatgaacgactgaaatttatgaatttgaaaatctcaaatttaaaaaaacttgtaaaaaatCTCAATCCGTAGAAAGGTAGGATGATAAACAATATTAATAGTATAAACACGATCTGGTAAGCAAAGAATGTTTTCCTTGGTCAACTATGTATGAAAATGATAACGGTTTAAAACGATTCTGatgaaataaacattttttttagtcaagtcaatttttttcttttcttttccaattcttacaaattaaaagaGATAATAATGACGATTTTGACGTCCAAATACCAAGTGAGGACACCACATCTTCAAGACTGCGCATCTGAAGaagtcttttctttctttctttcttttttgggggggtgtaCTCATTGAACAAGTATTTGAGAAGTCAAAGAGAGAATATATAGTTTCTTGGGAAGGTTGATGTAATTCGTTATATAAACAAAGATCAAGAGGTAAAgattgttgaaaaaaatatgcaatatttgttGCAGTACGTCATATTTGATGGAAATTAAACTTAGACCCACAAGTTTTACAATCCCACTGATTTTCCGGACATCAAGGCAAAAAGATGCAATGATttcattgaaatttgaaaatttaacttGACTTTTAATCCTATATATTTAATCTCATATATTAGTTAAAGGCTGCTATCATTAATTCTAATTGTTAAATCACTGTTTATTCTGAAAAGCTTAAACTTTGCAcatttagggtttgtttgggtgtgtatttgaggggtctaaaaatgcgtttaatatttaaaaaattcatttgaagaaaaaagcacACATTTGgacgtttagtaaaaaaattgaaaacacttttaagttttaaggatctaaaaagcttaaaaattgttaaaacacacttttggcaaaagcttcatttttaagtttttgtcaaaaaaccttctttttttttttacttaaaaactttatttcgcaaacatgcccttaatcaatattataatattattatcttTCATGTGTAagttcaaactctcttttaataggtaatgagaatatttaattgaaatagaagataAATGATGGATTCAAACTTACGACTTCTgctatgatatatatatatataccatattaaattatcatttgtcccaaaaacttaagcttataggaagagcaTTTAATCAATACTCTAACATTAATAATTAGTAGTATCATAAATTTTTTAGCTCCCTCCCGTtcttattttctaaattttaagttttaatgttgttttagTATAGTCCAAAAACAATCCTTATATcttattttaagatttttctgaagcctctctctctctctctctctctctctctctatatatatatatatatatatatatatatggacaaagTCTTAAAGtgggttgaaatttttttccttttaatttaatctataaaaatgacatatatgtCTACAAGATGTAAATAAGCACCCATTTAATTTTCTCTGATATTTTTTCCTGTGCAATCTACTTCACTAAAGAAATAAATGTAGCACCACCATATTGACTAATAAAAGCCTTCCCCTCTCGTCTTGAAACCGGtgaaaatcatgtttttttttttttttaaacatgtcACACCGGTGAAAAATCATGTTTCTTCCGTACTTGACGTACTCACATATGCTTCACGAGAGGTCaactatttttacttttctagaTTTCCATTTTGGAAAACtgattattgaaaaaattacgACGCTTTCGGAATTGAGATTCTCTTTGATTCTTAAAAGCAGACAATGAGTAGCgttattttaattcttaaaaaaatagaggaaaaaaaattgagatgacttttaaaattactattcgattaaaattcaataatgattaatcacaaatttaacggtaattttaagagcTATATCATTCTTAAAGGGACATACGAAAAACTTGTAACACTACTTTTTATGATAGATTAGTATTTTACCTAGGTTGTGAAATTGGTATTTTATTCAAATCTCTATTACACAAATAGAATGTTATGTAGATTTAGTACTTAGATAATTGGGAACCACTCATCTTAAACACAATGAGGGTTAAGATTAGCAAAGACTTTTGCTGCAAAAACTAGACCGTGCCATTAAAATAAGCATTTCACATGttgataaataatatatattattgcaaCACAATGGACTTAACACGATCAAAGTAAACAAAGTATAATGATAATAAAGTACAAACTCCGCCATGCACATGTGAAAGCAACGTCTCGATTAGGATTGGCAATTTTTGATACAACTTGAGAATTTGACTAAGcctaatatgaaattaaattgttaGGATTAAGAATTCTAAATGGGTTGGGTTAGAGTTAACCTATATAACTTTATACTCATGCTTCTACACAACTTGAGCTCGACACACAACATAATGACatgcaatttttgacatgtttttcAAACTCGACACGAACCTGatacaaaattagagagttAGGCTTGAAAGattccatttaattaaatggacagAATTACatgacttatataatcttatatatatgtctCGATACGATCCGAATCCGACACGCGAACATGAATTATCACCCCTAATCTCAGTACAACTTATTGAACCATTGGTCCTCTTCAATAAAACAATAATCTGCGAACAAGGGAACGGgtttaagaacaaaaaaaataaaataaaaaataaataaaaactacttAATTTAACAACATAAACCCAAAACCCCTAATTTGTTTGCTCACAACCCTAATTTAAGAAGAATGTTTTTCGACAAACCTCCAACCAAAAAAGCAAGTCAGTTAAAAACGCCTTTTGTAGCACGATCActttctctttaatttagaTTTGTTTTTGGTCTAGAAAGAGATTTGGGATGGACTTGTTGAAGAAGTGTAGAAGCCTCCTTTTGTTTGTCTGATGTTAGATTAAGTCTTCTCCAGTCattattttaagtgttttttttttttttttttcttttttggccttttgagaAACATTATTTTAAGTGTTGAGCTTGCAAATATTCCTATAAAACTCAAGTGAAAGGGCCAAGTCATTATGGGAAAGCACAACACAAATTGGGAAATTTGATCCTCTCCAGAAGTTAgagggtatttttgtaattttaaaaagtgaaaaagcaaaaatatccttccattataattaattggatattctctgattcaaatgaactagagatgATCATGTTTTTAAATTGGGTGTATTTTTTGGAACTTCATCTTCCAAAAATGCTAATTAATGGACAAACTTACcactaattaaaattttggagggttgattGTAGTAAGATTGAAAAATGGTCAAATTAAAGCatattttctcttcctttttttattgAGTTGTGACATTTTTGAGATGGACAGTGGACAGACCAAATCACTCTAGTCTTGGGCTTATTTGGGAATGAATTTGATAGGTGAAgtgattaatgtaatataaagtagatagaatttttaaattttttatatgaaaaagtaaaataaaataaaaaattatagtaaattttttttattttaaataataataaaaaataattaatattatataaaaagtaagaatgtttggaaTCTATATCCTATCGTCAAAGTAGCCCACTAAATGAGACCGGGTTTTTCATCGTACAAATCGATTCGGATAATGTGCATAttacgcttttaatttttttttttttttaacatgtccacacaagaaaatGGCGagaggaattcgaactagtgagtTTCACTTTATGAAATGTGGTCCATAGCTGATTAAGCTACCTTGGGAACATATTATGCTTTTACTTGAGTAATTCTATtagtctctcttgtgtcacttttgtTTCCCTTAAAATATGagttaacttttaaaattattatttaatctaaatctaataatgattaattataagttcaataataattttaagaactACTTAAAGGACATAAGATAAGAGTGAGAAAATAGAGAATTATGGCATTACTCCCTTTAATTAGTTCAGTGTCCAGTACGAGGGAATCGGGGCACAATTCTGTTCACTCTGCATCAAACTGGAAAACCTTCCATGCATGCTTCTCCTATTCCTACTCCAATGGACCGCATAGACGTCTTCTGGCACGAGGGGATGCTCAACCATGACAGCGGCAGCGGCGTATTCGACTCCGGATTGGACCCGGGCTTTCTTGACGTCCTGGAGAAGCACCCAGAGAACGCAGACAGGGTCAGGAACATGCTCTCCATCCTCAAACGAGGCCCCATCTCTCCCTACATCTCTTGGCACTTCGGCAGACCTGCTCGCATCCCTGATTTGCTCTCCTTCCACACTCAGGGTACGCGGGTACTACTTTGCTTACTTACAGATCAATCAGTTTCGGTTGCCCGattcttcttcttgtttgatttttattaagtGAATCTGGGTCGCTTTTAGTTATTGGTTTCGTGTTAATATGCGGCTgctttttgaatgttaattCATTGGAGTGAACCCCTGTTCTGTGTTTTTTCTTAGTTGAATTTGATTTCCCAGATGTGCAAATTTACTAGAAAAATTAATCAACAGGAGAAGCAAGATTTCCAAACTACACcgaaatggattttttttcttgtttaatcaAGTATTATTCTGGGTGTTGAAGCTTAAAATATTGTGATGTATTGGAATTTCAATGGCTGTGGGGCTTTCAATCCGCTTTGCATTTCCCATAATTTGTAGGAAATCATATAATATGTGGAAGAAATCTTGCCCGGAATTATTTCGATTGATAAAAATTTGTGTAAGTTATTTCATTATAAAGAATGCTGGGTATGATTTCGGATATGTTGATTTCCCAGAATACATAAATGAGCTAATCGAAGCTGATAGAAATGGAGGGAAGATGCTTTGTGCTGGAACTTTCTTGAACCCTGGATCATGGGATGCTGCGCTGCTTGCTGCTGGTACTACACTGTCGGCGATGAAGCATATACTTGATGGGCATGGGAAAATTGCTTATGCATTGGTTAGGCCTCCAGGTCACCATGCTCAGCCTACTCAGGCTGATGGGTACTGCTTCCTTAACAATGCGGGTCTTGCTGTTCAATTGGCTTTAGATTCTGGGTTTCAAAAAGTTGCAGTTATTGACATTGATGTTCATTACGGCAATGGAACAGCAGAGGGGTTTTACAAGTCAAATAATGTTCTTACCATCTCCCTTCACATGAATCATGGGTCATGGGGTCCTTCTCATCCACAGAATGGATCTGTTGATGAGATTGGTGAAGGACAAGGGTTTGGTTATAATATGAATATACCTCTACCGAATGGAACTGGTGACATAGGATATGCATATGCCATGACCGAGTTGGTCATTCCAGCTGTTCAAAAGTTTGAGGCTGATATGATGGTTTTGATTGTTGGCCAAGATTCAAGTGCTGTAAGTTCCTCTCCTcctgcgtgtgtgtgtgtgggtatCCAGTCAAATTATTTAGGGAAAACCTCACAAAGCCCCTTTGAACTTCTACGTATTTTGACATGActtcccaaagtttaaaaactctcaatttcatcNNNNNNNNNNNNNNNNNNNNNNNNNNNNNNNNNNNNNNNNNNNNNNNNNNNNNNNNNNNNNNNNNNNNNNNNNNNNNNNNNNNNNNATAAAAATAccctcaacttttttctttttttctttttttttttaaataaaaataaaaaatttggtcaCAAGGGAATAattgagggtattttggtatttttcataaTCTCTGTCAGGATTTAATAccaaatcctaacggagggggtagattgcatcaaatcaGAAGTTTGAagggtgaaattgaaagtttttgaacttggGGGTCATGTCAAAACGCATGGAAGTTTAGGAGGGACTTTGTAAAGTTTACCAAAATATTTACCTTAACTACTGAACTGTATTTGAGAAGTATGATTTGagtgttatgttttttttatctttgaaTCGAGCTGGCATAAGACCTATGGAGTACCGATTATTCAGAAAAGGACTTGACATGAACCATGGAGTTTCATGGAGATAGACTGTTGAATGTTGTAAACATTTAAGGGTGAAAGCATTGCTTTAAAGATCAGTAAATGAACTAAACTGTGAATATGTGATAGAAATGGTCTACTTGGTACTGCCATTTTCTTGGTTTGTGTACCTAACGTTTCATGCAGTGATAATTCAGGTGGCTTCAGTGACTAACATTGCTTTAAAGAACACATTTTAAGGAATGTTACAAAATTAACTCACCAGATCATTCTCATATAAGCTGTATCTACCAAAATGTTATTCCTGATAGGCATTTCAGATTAAGGATCAGCTCATATCCTTTCTTTGCCTTGTGGCTGGGAAAAAGTTTTGAGTTTGAAGTAATTAACAATATAACCCTTCtttcaaaacaaagaaatcagAACGATCTTGCTGTTCTCTAGTTGCAGTGAGCTCAAGGAAAACAATGAGATGAATGTGGATTTCCTTGATTCAATAGTGGTTTGTTTTTGGTCCTTGTTTTGTTTATCAGTTTATCCTTTCTTTAGATGAAGCAGGAGAAGCTGTTTTACTAGAATACATACAAAGATGACAAAGATTGTTTGGATGAATTAAACAATGCATAAATATTCTTGGTTTATTTTAATAGAAGTCGATGATTTGCCTTGAGCTTAAATGCTGAAGACAACATATCCATATACAATAAGCAATAGGGAGCTAATAAGGAGAAGTGTAGACTAAATTTTAGGTTAATAATATGATCTATTCATATCTCTTTTTTGTCTTACATACTTTGTTGAAGCCCTCAGAAAAATAGAGAACACATATGGTAATCTGGTGTAAATGCTGTAAGAGCAAAATAGACATCTTGGTTTTTCCAAGTGCATGTAATGGGTTGTCTTTGTTGTGAGgacataatgaaaatatttgtCATTCTTGCATGGTCTCTGTTGGAAGTTGCTGATAAACTTAAGGTTATCCCTCATCCTTTTGGTGATGCCTTGTGGCACCAGTTTGACTTTAATTTGCTCTTTAGAACATCCTGTAAATGAATATAATGAAACATATATGATTTCTTCTTCAAGTACTCAGTACTTGTTTGAACATGTTTTTGTTTAACATATTTGGAAACAGAACTTTTTTTGATGAAAGTAGGACTTGGTTTATAACATTCACTTGGAACTAAGAATTTGCACTTCTCCTTCACTTAGAAACAGAATGATGTGGCCCTTTCTTCTTACTGGAAACTGTCATCATCATCAAGTAAAGAAATCCTCTTCTGTTTGGAgctatttatattattattattattctttttctataaAGCCATGGCGAAAACTCAACTGCAATATCAATGTCAAAGGCAGTGTATCTCAACTATGATCTCTGTAAACAAAATTACAGAAATAGAAATGTAAAATGGATCATTAAACTGTTTTCTCCTTTAACTCTggatttttaaatattattgatGTTGATAGAGGTTGGAGTTTCTTCTTATACAGTAAGATTACTTGTGATTTAGTTTGATCCAAATGGAAGGCAATGCTTGACAATGGAGGGTTATCGAGAGATTGGGCGGATGGTTCATAGCTTGGCGGCTAGGCAAAGTGGCGGCCGCCTTCTTATTGTCCAAGAAGGCGGATATCATGTTACATATTCAGCTTATTGTCTCCATGCCACACTTGAAGGAGTGCTCAACCTACCACTTCCTCTGCTATCTGATCCCATAGCTTATTATCCAGAGGATGAGGCCTTTGCTGTAAAAGTAATTGAATCCATTAAGCAGTACCAAAACGGCACTTTCCCATTTCTAAAAGGAGCTTAATTTGGAGGTATTTGCTTTAAATTCTGTGCTTGTAATTTGTTTTCCAGTGGTAAACTTGTGATATATGATATTAAATTTGTGGTAAATTTGATTATTGACTGCTTATGGCTTCATGTTTTTGGTTTGAGTATAGTAAAGAATCATGGTAGGCAGGGgagaaattagaaattaatcatgagaaaatatatgagaaagaTTTAAGTATTgtagtaaatatatattttatacgtATGTTTCAAGTGTCTTTTGTGAGATAATATAGAAATAATTCTtcatttaaatgattaaaattattgttatagtttttttttttttttttgtgaaatagATAAGAACTTCATTGATTAAGCTGAATGCTGGTCTGCCAATACAAAGGATTGAATACATGAGGGGTAGTCTGCCTCCCACAAATTCTCTCCCTGCAAGGACAAAGCTAATCTGGCTAGTCTGTGTGCAACTCCATTAACATTACGGGATATGTGCTCCACCCTCCAATCTAAGAACTTGTTCAACCTCTGCTTGGCATCTGCAATTAACGGTCCGTAAGTACCCCGCCATTCCTCCGTGCTGCACAAATGGTGGACCACTTCTGCTGCGTCTCCTTCCATAATTATCTTATGCCAGTCCTTCCTTTCGCAGAGCTCCACCGCCTTCCACATCGCCAGAGCTTCTGCAGACGCCACTTCACATAGATATGGTCGCCTACCACAAAAAGTTGCCAAAACCTGACCTTCATGGTTCCGGGCTATCAAGCCCATCCGCATACAGCCCTCTCTAGAGTTGGTAGACGCATCCCAGTTTAATTTTACGTAGCCTTCCGGGGGTTTCTTCCAGTGCATGACCAACTGATTTGGATCAGTGGTATTAATGCCTTTCTCTTGTGTCTGCTCCACCTTCTCGAAGGCATTCAGCTGATCTCTCGCCCTCTGTATAACTGCTGCAGGTGAGTGCATTACTCTCTCAAAAACCACTGAATTCCGCTGATACCACAACTGACGAGCAACGGCCACAAAGAGCTGGACCTCCTTCTCCTCCAGCTTCCTCAGCAGAAGTTCAAAAAGATGGAGAATATCGGTTTTGTCGCTATTGTTTTTCTGCAAGGACCTGCTGCATTCCAGCCAGACATCTTGAGCTGAGGGACATCCCCACAAAATATGACCCGGcgtttcttcttctctctcacaCAGCGGGCATAAAGGGTCACCTGTAATACGACGACGGTAAAGGTTTCCTTTTGTAGGTACTACATTTTGGCATGCTTTCCAAATAAAAAGTTGCTCAACCCTGGGACTCTTCAATGCCCATATTTTCCTCCACGCATCCCCATAGCCCTCCTCCGATGAACATGAGCCCTTCCCCTCTTCCGCTAAAGATTTAGCAAGATGGTATGCACTACGTACTGTAAATAAGCCATGCTTCGTTCCTGCCCAGATCATTTTATCTTGCTGTCCCCCAGGGCATATCACCATACTACATATCACCTTCACTTCCTCCTTCATAAAGATTTCCTCTATAAGAGGAATATTCCACCAACAAGTGCTTTCATCCATTAAATCTTTGACTCTAGCGTCCTGGCCGAGAATACTAATAGGAGATTGCACCATATGAGTCTTATGTGTGGGGAGCCACCGATCACCCCAGATGTGAATCGAATGGCCGTTCCCTACCCTCCATACCATGCCTGCCTGTAGCAATTGTCTCGCGTTCCAAATACTACGCCAAGCGAATGAAGGCCAAGTCCCCAGATTAGATTCCAGGAATGTGCCATTTGGAAAGTACTTTGCCTGCAAGACTTGGGCAACAAGAGAATTGGGATTTTGAACTAACCTCCATCATTGTTTTGCTAGAAGTGCTTGATTAAAGCTTTCTAGATCACGATATCCCAATCCTCCCTTTGCTTTACTCAAGCCCATCTTGTCCCAACCCATTCAAGCTACCCTTGACATATTATCTTTGTGCCCCAACCAAAATCTTTGATCATTGAGTTAATCCGCGTGCATAAAACCTTTGGTAGTTTAAATACGCTCATTGTGTATGTAGGGATTACTTGTATGACCGACTTAAGAAGCATCTCCTTTCCAGCATGTGTGAGAAATTTCTCCTTCCATCCGTTAATACGGTCCCATATACACCCTTGAATATTTTGGAAAGCCCGTACTCGCGACTTACCAACCAATGAAGGGAACCCAAATACTTTTCGTAGCTTTGGGTGGATTGCACTCCCGCTAATGACTTAATGTGTGCCTGAACTTCCACCTTGGTGTTCTTACTAAAAAATAACGACGTTTTCTCCCTATTAAGCCTCTGCCCCGAGCAACCTTCATACATTTTTAGGATCTCCTGCATTTTATTCCATTCATCAATATTGGCCCTACAGAAGAGTAAACTATCATCTGCGAAGAATAGATGATTGATTCGTACACCTCCACGAGATATGGGCAATTCCGTTATATTCCGTTGCAATTCAACCTTACAAAGCATATGACTTAGGCCCTCCGCACATAAAATGAAGAGGTATGGAGAAAGAGGATCTCCTTGCCGCAAGCCCCTTGAAGGAGTTATATGACCGTGTTCCTGTCCATTGACCAAAATTGAATATGACACCGTACGCACACACATCATGCTCTTTTGTACCCATCTTGAATCAAAGCCCATCTTTAGCATAATCCTTTCCAAAAAATCTCATTTCACCATGTCGTATGCTTTGCTCATATCCAGTTTAAGTGCCATGTATCCCCTTCGACCCCTCATTCTTCCNNNNNNNNNNNNNNNNNNNNNNNNNNNNNNNNNNNNNNNNNNNNNNNNNNNNNNNNNNNNNNNNNNNNNNNNNNNNNNNNNNNNNNNNNNNNNNNNNNNNCTCTTAATTTTatttccaaacttttaatttgatgcagtTGACCCATACTCCTTAAACCCTAACGGAAAcctttaaaa from Corylus avellana chromosome ca10, CavTom2PMs-1.0 includes:
- the LOC132164359 gene encoding histone deacetylase 8; protein product: MHASPIPTPMDRIDVFWHEGMLNHDSGSGVFDSGLDPGFLDVLEKHPENADRVRNMLSILKRGPISPYISWHFGRPARIPDLLSFHTQEYINELIEADRNGGKMLCAGTFLNPGSWDAALLAAGTTLSAMKHILDGHGKIAYALVRPPGHHAQPTQADGYCFLNNAGLAVQLALDSGFQKVAVIDIDVHYGNGTAEGFYKSNNVLTISLHMNHGSWGPSHPQNGSVDEIGEGQGFGYNMNIPLPNGTGDIGYAYAMTELVIPAVQKFEADMMVLIVGQDSSAFDPNGRQCLTMEGYREIGRMVHSLAARQSGGRLLIVQEGGYHVTYSAYCLHATLEGVLNLPLPLLSDPIAYYPEDEAFAVKVIESIKQYQNGTFPFLKGA